From Acidovorax sp. FHTAMBA, one genomic window encodes:
- a CDS encoding iron-containing alcohol dehydrogenase — translation MLNFDFHNPTHIAFGQGRIADLAKLVPAAAKVLILVGGASAEKTGTLTEVRAALGERQHATFSGIEPNPSYETCMKAVAQIREGGFDFLLAVGGGSVIDATKFIAAAVPLEGEPWSILEKYGRNVKSALPFGAVLTLPATGSEMNSGSVITHRAKGAKLPFSSRHTYPQFSVLDPTKTYTLPPQQLANGVVDAFVHTVEQYLTYPVNAPVQDRFAEGILQTLIEVGPRLLTAQEPVYDDRANLMWAATMALNGLIGAGVPQDWATHMIGHELTALHGIDHARTLAIVLPALLNERRVAKREKLLQYGERVWGITTGTDDERITAAIERTRDFFESMGIATRLSGYGLGAEVVTTVVAQLEAHGMVQLGEQREITPAVSRRILEAAL, via the coding sequence ATGCTGAATTTCGACTTCCACAACCCCACCCACATCGCCTTCGGCCAAGGCCGCATTGCCGACTTGGCCAAGCTCGTGCCCGCTGCCGCCAAGGTGCTGATCCTCGTGGGTGGCGCCAGCGCCGAAAAGACCGGCACGCTGACCGAAGTGCGCGCCGCGCTGGGCGAGCGCCAGCACGCCACCTTCAGCGGCATCGAGCCCAACCCGAGTTACGAGACCTGCATGAAGGCCGTGGCGCAGATCCGCGAGGGCGGGTTTGACTTTTTGCTGGCCGTGGGCGGCGGCTCGGTGATCGACGCCACCAAGTTCATCGCGGCCGCCGTTCCGCTGGAGGGGGAGCCCTGGTCAATCCTTGAAAAATACGGCCGCAACGTGAAGAGTGCGCTGCCGTTTGGTGCTGTCCTCACGCTGCCCGCCACAGGCTCGGAGATGAACAGCGGCAGCGTCATCACCCACCGCGCCAAGGGGGCCAAGCTGCCTTTCAGCAGCCGGCACACCTACCCGCAGTTCTCGGTGCTCGACCCCACCAAGACCTACACCCTGCCGCCCCAGCAGCTGGCCAATGGCGTGGTGGATGCGTTTGTGCACACGGTGGAGCAGTACCTGACCTACCCGGTCAACGCGCCCGTGCAGGACCGTTTTGCCGAAGGCATCCTGCAGACGCTGATCGAGGTGGGCCCGCGCCTGCTGACAGCACAAGAGCCGGTGTATGACGACCGCGCCAACCTGATGTGGGCCGCCACCATGGCGCTCAACGGCCTCATCGGCGCCGGCGTGCCGCAGGACTGGGCCACGCACATGATCGGCCACGAGCTGACCGCGTTGCACGGCATCGACCACGCGCGCACCTTGGCCATCGTGCTGCCCGCGCTGCTCAACGAGCGCCGGGTGGCCAAGCGCGAAAAGCTCTTGCAGTACGGCGAGCGCGTGTGGGGCATCACCACGGGCACCGACGACGAGCGCATCACCGCCGCCATCGAGCGCACGCGTGATTTCTTTGAAAGCATGGGCATCGCCACGCGCCTGTCGGGCTACGGTCTGGGTGCCGAGGTGGTCACCACCGTGGTGGCGCAGCTCGAAGCGCATGGCATGGTGCAGCTGGGCGAGCAGCGCGAGATCACGCCCGCCGTGAGCCGTCGCATCCTCGAAGCCGCCCTGTAA
- a CDS encoding AbrB family transcriptional regulator, with product MFRIRPSFVIRTLATLALAWGAAALCEALHTPLPWMIGPLLATSVVSIVGGPTESWGPLRNAGQWTIGAALGLYFTPEVVVLIGGLWWGIVLGIVWALFLGWLFGAWLYRVHAPRMHGVPAPMLRATSYFAGAIGAASEMTLLSERENARTDLVAASHSLRLLIVTVTIPFALQFSGLHGLDILPPTLRVVNGPGLALMAVLTGAGALLMDRLGRANPWFMGAMLVSMGLTMAGLSLSAVPQGLVNAAQLVIGVSLGVRFRRDFLRTAPRWLATVAVGTLALMAVCALFAGALAWATGLPWVTLLLGTSPGGITEMAITAKVLQLGVPVVTAFQVCRLIAVLMLVDPLYRRIYPRDEKKAP from the coding sequence GTGTTCCGTATTCGCCCGTCCTTTGTCATTCGCACCCTGGCCACCCTGGCGCTGGCCTGGGGTGCCGCAGCACTGTGTGAGGCGCTGCACACGCCTTTGCCCTGGATGATCGGGCCCCTGCTGGCCACGTCGGTCGTGTCGATCGTGGGCGGCCCCACGGAAAGCTGGGGCCCGTTGCGCAACGCGGGGCAGTGGACCATCGGCGCAGCACTCGGCCTGTATTTCACGCCGGAGGTGGTCGTGCTGATTGGCGGCTTGTGGTGGGGCATTGTGCTGGGCATCGTGTGGGCGCTGTTCCTGGGCTGGCTTTTCGGGGCATGGCTGTACCGGGTGCACGCGCCGCGCATGCACGGCGTGCCCGCCCCCATGCTGCGCGCCACCAGCTACTTTGCGGGGGCCATTGGTGCCGCGTCGGAGATGACGCTGCTCTCCGAGCGCGAGAACGCCCGCACCGACCTGGTCGCCGCCAGCCACAGCCTGCGCCTGCTCATCGTCACGGTGACGATTCCGTTTGCGCTGCAGTTCAGTGGACTGCACGGCCTCGATATCCTGCCGCCCACGCTGCGGGTGGTGAACGGGCCCGGGCTGGCGCTGATGGCGGTACTGACCGGTGCCGGGGCGTTGCTGATGGACCGGCTGGGCCGCGCCAACCCCTGGTTCATGGGTGCGATGCTGGTGTCCATGGGCCTCACCATGGCGGGCCTGAGCCTGTCGGCGGTGCCCCAGGGGCTGGTCAATGCGGCCCAGCTCGTGATCGGGGTGAGCCTGGGCGTGCGCTTTCGCAGGGATTTCCTGCGCACCGCGCCCCGCTGGCTGGCCACGGTGGCCGTGGGCACCCTGGCGCTCATGGCGGTGTGCGCACTGTTTGCCGGGGCGCTGGCATGGGCCACCGGGCTGCCCTGGGTGACGTTGCTGCTGGGCACCTCGCCGGGCGGCATCACCGAGATGGCCATCACCGCCAAGGTGCTGCAGCTGGGTGTGCCGGTGGTCACGGCGTTCCAGGTGTGCCGGCTGATTGCGGTGCTGATGCTGGTGGACCCGCTGTACCGGCGGATCTATCCAAGGGACGAAAAAAAGGCACCTTGA
- a CDS encoding DUF3567 domain-containing protein, giving the protein MHMLYDSESFVVVHMLPDAVEKKSTPVLNDTAPAAPQLARHGFEIVDKRSGKEVYLDGSWAEMFQEQILAWQRDTPTQEEVEDALDRYAGLAQNPVVVH; this is encoded by the coding sequence ATGCACATGCTCTACGACTCAGAATCCTTCGTGGTGGTCCATATGCTGCCTGACGCCGTGGAGAAAAAGAGCACCCCGGTGCTCAACGACACCGCACCCGCCGCTCCCCAGCTTGCGCGCCATGGCTTTGAAATCGTGGACAAGCGCTCCGGCAAGGAGGTCTACCTGGACGGATCCTGGGCCGAGATGTTCCAGGAACAGATCCTGGCCTGGCAGCGCGACACGCCGACGCAGGAAGAAGTGGAAGATGCGCTGGACCGCTATGCCGGGCTGGCGCAGAACCCGGTCGTGGTGCATTAA
- a CDS encoding tripartite tricarboxylate transporter substrate binding protein has translation MQRRTLLSALAAAGATTAAPWAAAQSTWPDQPLRWVVPYPAGGGTDVLARTVAEAMRQTLGQQIVVDNRPGASTNIGGQAVATAKPDGNTFMSADNAILAYNEHLFTKLPFNPEKDFTYVGGISRFPLALVVHPSFEARTVKEFLAYARANPGKLNYASPGNGSPHHLAMEMFKNRTKTFLTHIPYRGAAPAMQDVMGGQVPCMFLDLAAGLPVIQSGKVRALAIGSSKRVAALPDVPTLAEAGVPDTEVFAFQGILAPAGLPAAITTRLNADLNKALLNPAVVKRMNDFGMEALPGTPEQFRTMARAESKRWGEIIKAAGVKLD, from the coding sequence ATGCAACGCCGCACCCTCTTGTCCGCCCTGGCCGCCGCAGGCGCCACCACCGCAGCACCCTGGGCCGCTGCTCAATCCACCTGGCCCGACCAACCCCTGCGCTGGGTTGTGCCGTACCCTGCCGGTGGCGGTACCGACGTGCTGGCCCGCACCGTGGCCGAGGCCATGCGCCAGACGCTGGGCCAGCAGATCGTGGTGGACAACCGCCCCGGCGCCTCCACCAACATCGGCGGCCAGGCCGTGGCCACGGCCAAGCCCGACGGCAACACCTTCATGTCGGCCGACAACGCCATCCTGGCCTACAACGAGCACCTGTTCACCAAGCTGCCGTTCAATCCTGAAAAGGACTTCACCTACGTGGGTGGCATCAGCCGCTTTCCGCTGGCGCTGGTGGTGCACCCATCGTTTGAAGCCAGGACGGTGAAGGAATTTCTGGCCTATGCCCGCGCCAACCCCGGCAAGCTCAACTACGCATCGCCCGGCAACGGCTCGCCGCACCACCTGGCGATGGAGATGTTCAAGAACCGCACCAAGACCTTCCTCACGCACATCCCCTACCGCGGTGCAGCGCCCGCCATGCAGGACGTGATGGGCGGCCAGGTGCCGTGCATGTTCCTCGACCTGGCGGCCGGCCTGCCCGTGATCCAGTCGGGCAAGGTGCGTGCCCTGGCCATCGGCTCGTCCAAGCGCGTGGCCGCATTGCCCGACGTGCCCACCCTGGCCGAAGCGGGCGTGCCCGATACCGAAGTGTTCGCCTTCCAGGGCATCCTCGCGCCCGCCGGTTTGCCCGCCGCGATCACCACGCGTTTGAACGCCGACCTGAACAAGGCCCTGCTCAATCCCGCCGTGGTCAAGCGCATGAACGACTTCGGCATGGAAGCCCTGCCCGGCACGCCCGAGCAGTTCCGCACCATGGCGCGGGCCGAGTCCAAGCGCTGGGGCGAGATCATCAAGGCGGCGGGGGTGAAGCTGGATTGA
- a CDS encoding IclR family transcriptional regulator: protein MDKERAGIQSVEVGFALLEGLTRSRGPLMLRDLAASAGMSAAKAHRYLVSFQRLGLVTQDPRTARYDLGPAALKLGLASLARLDAVRLARERMPELMESIGHTLALAVWGNHGPTIVHWEESPQAVTANLRLGDVMPLLSSATGRCFAAFMSPDVVAPLLKEELARAVKMRRTDLPATMAEVHALLDEVRKRGAARVVDTLLPGIVAFCAPVFDSDGHLELGITTLGSIATFDPEWGGAIDAPLRAAAARLSSDLGAGSA, encoded by the coding sequence ATGGACAAAGAACGTGCAGGAATTCAGTCGGTGGAGGTGGGGTTTGCCCTGCTGGAAGGGCTGACGCGCTCGCGCGGGCCCTTGATGCTCAGGGATTTGGCGGCTTCGGCCGGCATGAGCGCGGCCAAGGCGCACCGGTATCTGGTGAGTTTTCAGCGCCTGGGCCTGGTCACGCAGGACCCCCGCACCGCGCGCTACGACCTGGGGCCCGCCGCGCTCAAGCTGGGGCTGGCCTCGCTGGCGCGACTGGACGCCGTGCGCCTTGCGCGCGAGCGCATGCCCGAGCTGATGGAGAGCATCGGCCACACGCTGGCGCTGGCCGTGTGGGGCAACCATGGCCCCACCATCGTGCACTGGGAGGAGTCGCCCCAGGCCGTCACCGCCAACCTGCGCCTGGGCGACGTGATGCCGCTGCTGTCGTCAGCCACCGGCCGCTGTTTTGCGGCTTTCATGTCGCCTGACGTGGTGGCCCCGCTGCTCAAGGAGGAACTGGCCCGCGCCGTGAAGATGCGCCGCACCGACCTGCCCGCCACCATGGCCGAGGTGCACGCGCTGCTGGACGAGGTGCGCAAACGGGGGGCCGCGCGGGTGGTGGATACCTTGCTGCCTGGCATCGTGGCGTTTTGCGCGCCGGTATTTGATTCAGACGGGCACCTGGAGCTGGGGATCACCACCCTCGGCTCGATTGCCACCTTCGACCCCGAATGGGGCGGCGCCATCGACGCCCCGCTGCGTGCGGCCGCCGCCCGGCTGTCCAGCGACCTGGGCGCGGGCAGCGCCTGA
- a CDS encoding DUF3108 domain-containing protein — protein sequence MPRRALLTITALVLALHWLVLGGIPLAWDTSPAPTAGKVFSTRSIALPPPPAAPVAAVAAVAAVAPAPVAAKPRPAPRPRPPARPTPQQTAAEAPSPAAPALPESPSEPDAAGASPVERATHDGDVSPVAQAEPVATAPAPAASAPGAPASVPEPAEPAAGVDIAAPGAGAGTPASTAPPPVRLPPSTRLAFDVNGQAKKFAYSARAELLWQHDGSRYEARQEISAFLVGTRAQRSAGAVTAQGLLPERFSDRARSEQAAHFDYTKGRVTFSANTPEAPAAPGVQDRLSVFIQLGALLAADPGRFVPGTRITLNTVSARSADRWTFTIEGPETLELPVGTTPTLKLQRLPRKDYDQKAELWVAPALGYLPVRIRLTQANGDYADLQLRSSSPP from the coding sequence ATGCCGCGCCGCGCCCTCCTGACCATCACCGCGCTGGTGCTGGCGCTGCACTGGCTGGTGCTGGGCGGCATCCCGCTGGCGTGGGACACCAGCCCGGCCCCCACCGCTGGCAAGGTGTTCAGCACCCGCAGCATCGCCCTGCCGCCGCCCCCCGCGGCACCGGTGGCCGCAGTTGCCGCTGTGGCTGCCGTGGCGCCTGCACCGGTTGCTGCCAAGCCGCGGCCCGCCCCGCGCCCCCGGCCACCCGCACGCCCCACGCCGCAGCAAACCGCCGCCGAGGCGCCCTCCCCTGCAGCGCCCGCTCTGCCCGAATCCCCGTCGGAGCCGGATGCTGCAGGCGCCAGCCCTGTGGAACGCGCGACGCATGACGGTGATGTCTCACCGGTGGCCCAGGCAGAGCCGGTGGCCACTGCGCCCGCGCCTGCCGCATCAGCGCCGGGCGCGCCCGCTTCGGTGCCCGAACCCGCAGAACCCGCCGCAGGGGTGGACATAGCCGCCCCGGGGGCTGGCGCGGGCACGCCCGCCAGCACAGCGCCCCCGCCGGTGCGGCTGCCCCCCTCCACCCGGCTGGCGTTTGACGTGAACGGGCAGGCCAAGAAATTTGCCTACAGCGCGCGCGCCGAGCTGCTGTGGCAGCACGACGGGAGCCGTTACGAGGCGCGGCAGGAGATCAGCGCGTTTCTGGTCGGCACCCGGGCCCAGCGCAGCGCGGGCGCCGTCACCGCGCAGGGGCTGCTGCCGGAGCGGTTCTCGGACCGGGCGCGCAGCGAGCAGGCGGCGCACTTCGACTACACCAAGGGCCGCGTCACCTTCAGTGCCAACACGCCAGAGGCCCCGGCCGCGCCGGGCGTGCAGGACCGCCTGAGCGTCTTCATCCAGCTGGGCGCCCTGCTCGCCGCCGATCCGGGCCGCTTCGTGCCCGGCACGCGGATCACGCTCAACACCGTGAGCGCACGCAGCGCCGACCGCTGGACCTTCACCATCGAAGGGCCCGAAACCCTCGAACTGCCCGTGGGCACCACACCCACCCTCAAGCTGCAGCGCCTGCCCCGCAAGGACTATGACCAGAAAGCCGAATTGTGGGTGGCCCCCGCGCTGGGCTACCTGCCGGTGCGCATCCGGCTGACCCAGGCCAATGGGGACTACGCCGACTTGCAGCTGCGCTCCAGCAGCCCGCCCTGA
- a CDS encoding VOC family protein, translating into MLDHMTFRVTDIARAKAFYSAALAPLGYTLCFEGNYGANMLGLAYADPSEPDGKKADVWFIDGPSPYGGPPATAGCHLAWRAQSRAQVDTFYAAAIAAGGKDNGAPGLRPDYHAHYYGAFVIDPEGNNVEAVCHLPG; encoded by the coding sequence ATGCTGGACCACATGACTTTCCGCGTGACCGACATCGCCCGCGCCAAGGCGTTTTACAGCGCCGCCCTGGCGCCATTGGGTTACACCCTTTGTTTTGAAGGCAACTACGGCGCCAACATGCTGGGCCTTGCCTACGCAGACCCGTCCGAGCCGGATGGCAAGAAGGCCGATGTGTGGTTCATCGACGGCCCCTCGCCGTACGGTGGTCCACCAGCCACCGCAGGCTGCCACCTGGCGTGGCGCGCCCAAAGCCGCGCACAGGTGGACACTTTCTACGCCGCCGCCATCGCCGCCGGGGGCAAGGACAACGGGGCCCCGGGCCTGCGGCCCGACTACCACGCGCACTACTACGGCGCGTTTGTCATTGACCCGGAAGGCAACAACGTAGAGGCGGTGTGCCACCTGCCAGGGTAA
- a CDS encoding hemerythrin domain-containing protein — translation MLEACHERVQRTLGLLGRLRTHVREHGADDDARQAARDVLRYFDIAAPLHHQDEELHVFPLLLAQAPPDVRALVQQLQQDHVAMTTDWAAARGCLQALADGAACAFSADDEAALDRFAGRYGAHIAAEEGLAYPTAGALLAPQALAAMGQEMAARRGAVSVSK, via the coding sequence ATGCTGGAAGCCTGCCATGAACGCGTCCAGCGCACGCTGGGCCTGCTGGGCCGGTTGCGCACCCACGTGCGCGAGCACGGTGCCGATGACGACGCCCGGCAGGCCGCGCGCGATGTGCTGCGGTACTTCGACATTGCGGCGCCACTGCACCACCAGGACGAGGAGCTGCATGTGTTTCCGCTGCTTCTGGCCCAGGCACCGCCCGATGTTCGCGCCCTTGTGCAGCAACTGCAGCAAGACCATGTTGCGATGACGACCGACTGGGCGGCGGCCCGTGGGTGCCTGCAGGCCCTTGCCGACGGGGCTGCCTGCGCCTTCAGCGCTGACGACGAGGCCGCCCTCGACCGGTTTGCCGGGCGTTACGGCGCGCACATTGCCGCCGAAGAGGGACTGGCCTACCCCACTGCTGGCGCACTGCTGGCCCCGCAGGCCCTCGCCGCCATGGGGCAGGAGATGGCCGCCCGGCGTGGGGCTGTGTCGGTATCAAAATGA
- a CDS encoding fumarylacetoacetate hydrolase family protein has protein sequence MKLATYKDGSRDGQLVVVSRDLGTAHYATGIASKMQQVLDDWGFISPQLQDLYDQLNSGRARHAFPFDPAQCMAPLPRAYQWADGSAYINHVELVRKARNSEVPESFYTDPLMYQGGSDDFIGPCDDVVVPSEAMGIDFEAEIAVVTGDVKMGATPEQALDGIRLVMIANDVSLRNLIPAELAKGFGFFQSKPATAFSPVAVTLDELGDAWDHGRLHLTVQSTWNGRKVGMCDAGPEMTFHFGQLIAHVAKTRNVRAGSIIGSGTVSNKGVTDANGRTEWPKGYSCIAEKRCIETIQDGKPSTEFMKFGDTIRIEVKGKDGASIFGAIDQGIAAP, from the coding sequence ATGAAACTTGCTACCTACAAAGACGGCTCGCGCGACGGCCAGCTGGTTGTCGTCTCCCGCGACCTGGGCACGGCCCATTATGCGACCGGCATTGCCAGCAAGATGCAGCAGGTGCTGGACGACTGGGGCTTCATCTCGCCCCAGCTGCAGGACCTGTATGACCAGCTCAACAGCGGCCGCGCGCGCCACGCGTTCCCCTTCGACCCGGCCCAGTGCATGGCCCCGCTGCCGCGCGCCTACCAGTGGGCCGACGGCTCGGCCTACATCAACCATGTGGAGCTGGTGCGCAAGGCGCGCAACTCCGAGGTGCCCGAAAGCTTCTATACCGACCCGCTGATGTACCAGGGCGGCAGCGATGATTTCATCGGCCCCTGCGACGACGTGGTGGTGCCCAGCGAAGCCATGGGCATCGACTTCGAGGCCGAAATTGCCGTGGTGACCGGCGACGTGAAGATGGGCGCCACGCCAGAGCAGGCGCTGGACGGCATCCGCCTGGTGATGATTGCCAACGACGTGAGCCTGCGCAACCTCATCCCTGCGGAGCTGGCCAAAGGTTTTGGCTTCTTCCAGAGCAAGCCCGCAACCGCCTTCAGCCCAGTGGCCGTCACACTGGACGAGCTGGGCGACGCCTGGGACCACGGCCGCCTGCACCTCACCGTGCAATCCACCTGGAACGGCCGCAAGGTGGGCATGTGCGACGCCGGTCCCGAGATGACCTTCCACTTCGGCCAGCTCATTGCCCACGTCGCCAAGACGCGCAATGTGCGCGCCGGCTCCATCATCGGCAGCGGCACCGTGAGCAACAAGGGCGTGACGGACGCCAACGGCCGCACCGAATGGCCCAAGGGCTACAGCTGCATTGCCGAAAAGCGCTGCATCGAAACCATCCAGGACGGCAAGCCGAGCACCGAGTTCATGAAGTTCGGCGACACCATCCGCATCGAGGTCAAGGGCAAGGACGGCGCCAGCATCTTTGGTGCCATTGACCAAGGCATCGCAGCCCCCTGA
- a CDS encoding type 1 glutamine amidotransferase domain-containing protein codes for MAHILMVLTSHDQLGDTGKKTGFWLEEFAAPYYVFKDAGAQITLASPRGGQPPLDPKSDDEDAQTDATRRFKADAEAQKQLASTVPLSSVKAEDFDAVFYPGGHGPLWDLAEDAQSIALIEKTFAAGKPLALVCHAPGVLRHAKAPDGSPLVKGKQVTGFTNSEEEAVQLTHIVPFLVEDMLKANGGHYSKGTDWAPHVLTDGALITGQNPASSEPGAKALLSQLGK; via the coding sequence ATGGCACACATCCTCATGGTTCTGACGTCCCACGACCAACTGGGCGACACCGGCAAAAAGACCGGATTCTGGCTGGAAGAGTTTGCAGCACCGTACTACGTGTTCAAGGATGCCGGCGCGCAGATCACGCTCGCGTCGCCCCGCGGCGGCCAGCCTCCGCTGGACCCCAAGAGCGACGACGAAGACGCCCAGACCGACGCAACGCGCCGCTTCAAGGCCGATGCCGAGGCGCAAAAACAGCTGGCCAGCACCGTGCCGCTGTCCAGCGTGAAGGCCGAGGACTTTGATGCCGTGTTCTACCCCGGCGGCCACGGCCCGCTGTGGGACCTGGCGGAAGACGCGCAGTCCATCGCGCTCATTGAAAAGACCTTTGCGGCCGGCAAGCCGCTGGCGCTGGTATGCCACGCGCCCGGCGTGCTGCGCCACGCCAAGGCGCCCGACGGGTCGCCGCTGGTCAAGGGCAAGCAAGTGACCGGCTTCACCAACAGCGAAGAAGAGGCCGTGCAGCTGACGCACATCGTGCCGTTTCTGGTGGAAGACATGCTCAAGGCCAACGGTGGACACTATTCCAAAGGCACCGACTGGGCACCCCATGTGCTGACCGATGGTGCGCTGATCACGGGGCAGAACCCGGCATCGTCGGAGCCGGGCGCAAAGGCTTTGCTCAGCCAACTGGGCAAGTGA
- a CDS encoding PBP1A family penicillin-binding protein — MSSSPSAAAPAVAPNKRSALKFLCGFLAGLVLAGSAGGAWVLHLLWQQLPTVDHLADYDPMLPLRIYAADGSLLAEFGEERRDFVPIGHIPAHVRQALLAIEDARFYEHGAVDFTGLARAALRNVVSGEHAQGASTITMQVARVFFLSRVKTYSRKLMEILLAYKLEAMYSKDKILELYMNQIYLGERAYGFAAAASVYFDKTLDELTVAEAAMLAGLPKAPSAYNPVANRERATVRQQYILQRMHALGYLDTAAYDAASAEVLALRTQPRSIDPAAAFAVEQARKMVVDRFGEAAYSLGLDVVTTLRLAEQQAATRALRAGLLRAQASQGYAGPEARLSHTEAARNGHPRALSAALAPYRDSGELRVALVREASQAGGISALLRDGTRVQIPRSRLTASAREALAPDTPTQRRISSGAVIRVVADARQQWSLAQLPGMEGALVSMDTDTGEILALAGGFDHALNQFDHAVQALRQPGSTFKPFIFSAALEKGYAPGTLVDDTQRVVTPAARGRAAWSPRNYGGNYEGFISARRGLVRSKNMVAVNLMEAAGVQYVQQFATRFGFDPALNPARLPLALGAGAVTPLQLTQAYAVFANGGTLVQPRLIRTVSERGGEVLYEAQGSSPRAAVVSERNAFVLDSMLRDVVEHGTGRRARALGRPDVAGKTGTSNDARDVWFAGYSSGVASVVWMGYDQPRSLGRHTGGTQALPVWTDYMAVAVQGRKPVLRTMPLDLMRFGDDYLYPEYVFGTCVDDRTAFVQSPFECGLERRRDSAVALENRDENGLWRWMDMR; from the coding sequence ATGTCTTCATCACCCTCTGCTGCCGCGCCTGCCGTGGCGCCCAATAAGCGCTCGGCGCTCAAATTTCTCTGCGGCTTCCTGGCCGGTCTGGTGCTGGCCGGCAGCGCCGGTGGGGCCTGGGTGCTGCACCTGCTGTGGCAACAGTTACCCACGGTAGACCACCTGGCCGACTACGACCCCATGTTGCCCCTGCGCATTTATGCCGCCGACGGCAGCCTGCTGGCGGAGTTCGGCGAAGAGCGCCGCGATTTCGTGCCCATTGGCCACATACCGGCGCACGTGCGCCAGGCGCTGCTGGCGATTGAGGATGCGCGGTTTTACGAGCACGGCGCGGTGGACTTCACCGGCCTGGCGCGCGCTGCGCTGCGCAATGTGGTGTCTGGCGAGCACGCCCAGGGCGCGAGCACCATCACCATGCAGGTGGCGCGGGTGTTCTTTCTGAGCCGTGTCAAAACCTACAGCCGCAAGCTCATGGAGATCCTGCTGGCCTACAAGCTGGAGGCCATGTACAGCAAGGACAAGATCCTGGAGCTGTACATGAACCAGATCTACCTGGGCGAGCGGGCCTACGGGTTTGCAGCGGCCGCGTCGGTGTACTTCGACAAGACGCTGGACGAGCTGACAGTGGCCGAGGCCGCGATGCTGGCCGGCCTGCCCAAGGCGCCTTCGGCCTACAACCCGGTGGCCAACCGCGAACGCGCCACCGTGCGCCAGCAATACATCCTGCAGCGCATGCACGCGCTGGGCTACCTGGACACCGCCGCTTACGACGCGGCCAGTGCCGAGGTGCTCGCTTTGCGCACGCAGCCACGTTCCATCGACCCTGCCGCAGCGTTTGCCGTGGAACAAGCGCGCAAGATGGTGGTGGACCGGTTTGGAGAAGCGGCGTATTCGCTGGGCTTGGATGTGGTCACCACCCTGCGCCTGGCAGAGCAGCAGGCCGCCACGCGCGCGCTGCGCGCCGGGCTGCTGCGCGCGCAGGCGTCGCAGGGCTATGCGGGCCCCGAGGCACGCTTATCGCACACCGAGGCCGCCCGAAACGGCCACCCCCGGGCCCTGAGTGCAGCGCTGGCGCCGTACCGGGACAGCGGTGAACTGCGGGTGGCCCTGGTGCGCGAGGCGTCGCAGGCGGGCGGCATTTCTGCGCTGCTGCGCGACGGCACGCGCGTGCAGATTCCGCGCAGCCGCCTGACTGCCAGCGCCCGCGAGGCCTTGGCGCCCGATACGCCCACGCAGCGGCGCATTTCATCGGGCGCGGTGATTCGCGTGGTGGCCGACGCACGCCAGCAGTGGAGCCTTGCGCAGCTGCCCGGCATGGAAGGGGCGCTGGTCTCCATGGACACGGACACCGGGGAGATTCTGGCGCTCGCGGGCGGCTTCGACCACGCACTGAACCAGTTCGACCATGCGGTGCAGGCCCTGCGTCAGCCCGGCTCCACCTTCAAGCCGTTCATCTTCTCTGCCGCGCTGGAGAAGGGCTATGCACCGGGCACGCTGGTCGACGATACGCAGCGCGTGGTCACCCCCGCCGCACGCGGTCGCGCCGCCTGGAGCCCGCGCAACTATGGTGGCAATTACGAAGGTTTCATTTCCGCGCGGCGCGGCCTGGTGCGTTCCAAGAACATGGTGGCGGTCAACCTGATGGAAGCGGCCGGAGTGCAGTATGTGCAGCAGTTCGCCACCCGCTTTGGTTTTGACCCCGCGCTCAACCCGGCCCGGCTGCCGCTGGCGCTGGGCGCGGGCGCAGTCACGCCACTGCAGCTGACGCAGGCCTACGCCGTGTTTGCCAATGGTGGCACGCTGGTACAGCCCCGGCTGATCCGCACCGTGAGCGAGCGCGGCGGCGAGGTGCTGTACGAGGCGCAAGGGTCATCGCCCCGCGCCGCCGTGGTGTCCGAGCGCAACGCCTTCGTGCTCGACAGCATGCTGCGCGACGTGGTCGAGCACGGCACCGGCAGGCGCGCCAGGGCGCTGGGCCGCCCCGACGTGGCGGGCAAGACCGGCACCTCCAACGACGCGCGCGACGTGTGGTTTGCAGGCTACTCGTCGGGCGTGGCCTCGGTCGTGTGGATGGGCTACGACCAGCCGCGCAGCCTGGGCCGGCACACCGGCGGCACGCAGGCACTGCCGGTATGGACGGACTACATGGCCGTGGCCGTGCAGGGGCGCAAGCCGGTGCTGCGCACCATGCCACTCGACCTGATGCGCTTTGGCGACGACTACCTGTACCCCGAATACGTGTTTGGTACTTGCGTGGATGACCGTACCGCCTTTGTGCAAAGCCCGTTCGAATGCGGCCTGGAGAGGCGCCGCGATTCGGCCGTGGCGCTGGAAAATAGGGATGAAAATGGCCTCTGGCGATGGATGGATATGCGCTGA